In the genome of Hyphobacterium sp. CCMP332, one region contains:
- the dnaB gene encoding replicative DNA helicase, giving the protein MDEPKRGTARQIKLSQTQENEFHTTGKVQPQASDLEMAVLGALMLEKDALTNVIEILRPESFYVEKNKIIYEAILKLFGNSEPVDILTVTNQLKKTGQLIQAGGPFYLTELTNRVNSAANIEYHARVILEQAIKRELISISSGIQTKAFEDTQDALELLDEAGASIFEISDRNVRKDYQGMTELMRMAIDELENKKNQKDGLTGVPSGFTKLDRVTSGWQKSDMVIIAARPAMGKTAFVMSALRNAAVDHDTPVAIFSLEMSSLQLVNRLISAEAELESDKIKTGQLQEYEWTQLYEKTKRISNAPIFIDDTPGLSILELRAKCRKLKQQHDIQLIIIDYLQLMSGDLSKKGGNREQEIASISRSLKNIAKELNVPVIALSQLSRAVETRGGDKRPMLSDLRESGSIEQDADMVLFLYRPEYYGITQDTDGGPTEGLGEIIIAKHRNGSLADVKLRFVGKYTKFMDFEDFSGAGFSSGNYGSFSGNSFTVPSKANDITDDSDNSEDGDEEPF; this is encoded by the coding sequence ATGGACGAGCCAAAAAGAGGAACAGCAAGACAAATTAAATTAAGTCAGACTCAGGAAAATGAATTTCACACGACCGGAAAGGTCCAACCACAAGCTTCTGATCTGGAAATGGCTGTTCTTGGGGCGCTTATGTTGGAAAAAGATGCATTGACCAATGTTATCGAGATTTTGCGGCCTGAAAGTTTTTATGTAGAGAAAAATAAAATCATCTACGAAGCCATCTTAAAGCTTTTTGGAAATTCCGAACCTGTAGATATCCTAACCGTTACCAATCAGCTTAAAAAAACTGGGCAATTAATTCAAGCAGGAGGCCCCTTTTATCTGACCGAACTCACCAATAGGGTTAATTCCGCCGCCAATATAGAATATCATGCGAGAGTCATACTGGAACAGGCCATAAAAAGAGAATTGATTAGTATTTCTTCTGGAATCCAAACCAAGGCCTTTGAAGATACCCAGGATGCACTTGAATTGCTTGATGAAGCCGGAGCTTCCATTTTTGAAATATCGGACAGAAATGTACGAAAAGACTATCAGGGCATGACCGAACTCATGCGAATGGCCATCGATGAGTTGGAAAATAAGAAAAATCAAAAAGACGGTTTAACCGGCGTGCCTTCCGGCTTTACCAAATTAGACCGCGTAACCTCAGGTTGGCAAAAATCCGATATGGTAATTATTGCGGCACGTCCGGCCATGGGTAAAACAGCCTTTGTGATGTCTGCATTGAGAAATGCCGCTGTGGATCACGATACACCGGTAGCCATATTTTCATTGGAGATGTCTTCCTTACAGCTGGTTAATCGACTTATTTCTGCCGAGGCGGAACTCGAAAGCGATAAAATAAAAACCGGACAGCTTCAGGAATACGAATGGACTCAGCTCTATGAAAAGACAAAACGCATTTCAAATGCCCCGATTTTCATTGATGATACTCCCGGTTTGTCAATTTTGGAATTAAGAGCGAAATGCCGAAAACTAAAACAACAACACGACATTCAGCTTATCATAATTGATTACCTTCAGTTGATGTCCGGAGACTTGAGTAAAAAAGGAGGGAACAGAGAACAGGAAATTGCATCCATTTCAAGATCGCTTAAAAATATTGCCAAAGAACTGAATGTTCCTGTAATAGCATTATCACAGTTGAGTCGTGCAGTAGAAACCAGAGGTGGAGATAAACGCCCTATGCTTTCCGACCTAAGGGAATCAGGATCAATTGAGCAGGATGCCGATATGGTTTTATTTCTGTACAGACCAGAATACTATGGTATCACCCAGGATACTGACGGAGGACCAACAGAAGGATTGGGAGAGATTATAATTGCAAAACACAGAAACGGCTCCCTGGCAGATGTAAAGCTGAGATTCGTTGGAAAATACACCAAGTTCATGGATTTTGAGGATTTTTCAGGGGCCGGATTTTCAAGTGGTAATTACGGTTCCTTTAGTGGCAATTCCTTTACCGTTCCGAGCAAGGCCAACGATATAACAGATGATTCCGATAATTCTGAAGATGGAGATGAAGAACCATTTTAG
- a CDS encoding peptidoglycan synthetase, with product MKDSNKKVHFIAIGGSVMHNLAIALKKNGWQVSGSDDEIFDPSKSKLEKYGLLPKEKGWHENNISEDLDLIILGMHAQADNPELIKAKELGIKISSFPEFIRDYSTNKQRFVIGGSHGKTTITAMIMHVLRHVGREFDYLVGAEIDGFELTVNLSDAPIIVIEGDEYLNSALDPQPKFLIYDHHIGVISGIKWDHYNVYPSLESYVIGFESFTDKTPKAGTLIYNGDDDIATVIGRKERDDVVAIEYTTLPHKVQDGITYLLTKNSGEIPLKIFGEHNMSNLSAALEVCKKLSIEEEDFYEAIKSFSGAGRRMELLAKNDSTLIFKDFAHAPSKLKASTQAVKTQYPDRELIACIELHTFSSLNKDFIEQYADTFVDADEAIIYYNPEVVKHKKLEMINENDLKIAFNQNDLTIFTESDKLIEYLESKNLNNKNLLMMSSGNFDGVNLDKFAEKLLN from the coding sequence ATGAAGGATTCAAATAAAAAAGTTCATTTTATTGCCATTGGTGGTAGTGTGATGCACAATTTGGCAATAGCATTGAAAAAAAACGGTTGGCAGGTCAGTGGATCTGATGATGAAATTTTTGATCCTTCTAAATCAAAACTCGAAAAATATGGTCTTCTGCCCAAAGAAAAAGGTTGGCATGAAAATAATATCAGCGAGGATCTCGACCTAATTATTTTGGGTATGCATGCTCAGGCGGATAATCCCGAATTGATAAAAGCAAAAGAGTTGGGAATAAAAATTTCCTCTTTCCCGGAATTTATAAGAGATTATTCGACCAATAAGCAACGCTTTGTCATAGGTGGAAGTCATGGCAAAACTACCATTACCGCAATGATAATGCATGTTTTAAGACATGTAGGGCGTGAATTTGATTATCTTGTGGGAGCAGAAATAGACGGTTTTGAACTAACTGTAAATTTAAGCGATGCGCCTATAATTGTAATAGAAGGCGATGAATATCTCAATTCTGCGCTCGATCCCCAACCAAAATTTTTGATCTATGATCATCATATCGGAGTGATCTCAGGAATAAAATGGGATCATTATAATGTTTATCCAAGTCTGGAGTCTTATGTCATAGGTTTTGAAAGTTTTACTGATAAAACACCCAAGGCAGGTACGCTGATCTATAATGGAGATGATGATATTGCTACCGTCATCGGTAGAAAAGAACGCGATGATGTTGTAGCAATTGAATATACAACGCTCCCGCACAAAGTTCAGGATGGCATCACTTACCTATTGACAAAAAATTCAGGCGAAATTCCCCTAAAGATATTCGGTGAGCACAATATGAGCAATCTCAGCGCAGCCTTGGAGGTATGTAAAAAACTCAGCATCGAAGAAGAAGATTTTTATGAGGCCATTAAATCTTTTAGCGGGGCAGGTAGAAGAATGGAGCTATTAGCAAAAAACGACAGTACCTTAATTTTTAAGGATTTTGCACATGCCCCTTCAAAACTAAAAGCTTCAACACAGGCCGTTAAAACTCAATATCCGGATAGAGAATTAATCGCCTGTATTGAATTGCATACCTTTAGCAGTTTGAACAAGGATTTTATCGAACAATATGCCGACACCTTTGTAGATGCCGATGAGGCCATTATTTATTACAATCCCGAAGTTGTCAAACACAAAAAACTGGAAATGATCAACGAAAATGATTTAAAAATTGCTTTTAATCAGAACGATCTTACCATTTTTACCGAAAGCGATAAATTAATTGAATATCTTGAGAGTAAAAACCTGAATAACAAGAACTTATTAATGATGAGTTCTGGTAATTTTGATGGTGTCAACCTCGATAAATTCGCCGAAAAACTACTTAACTAG
- a CDS encoding tetratricopeptide repeat protein, whose protein sequence is MNENRIQMLKERMKDSSDDPFYIYALALEYKDFEPKKSLELLEKSQKLFPDYLPVYYQLAELLIQFNQKDIALEVYRRGIELAKKQSENKTLAELQNAMQNLLFEED, encoded by the coding sequence ATGAATGAGAATCGTATACAAATGCTCAAAGAAAGAATGAAGGACTCAAGTGATGATCCCTTTTACATTTACGCTTTAGCTCTGGAATACAAAGATTTTGAGCCTAAAAAAAGTTTAGAATTACTTGAAAAATCTCAAAAATTATTTCCCGATTATTTACCGGTTTATTATCAGCTGGCAGAATTACTAATTCAATTTAACCAGAAAGATATTGCCCTTGAGGTTTATCGCAGAGGAATAGAACTTGCAAAAAAGCAGTCTGAAAATAAAACTTTGGCAGAATTGCAAAATGCCATGCAAAATTTACTCTTTGAAGAAGATTAA
- a CDS encoding electron transfer flavoprotein subunit beta/FixA family protein: MKILVCISHVPDTTTKIKLTSDNQDLDKQGVQFVIGPYDDYALARAVELKETNGAEVVALNVGTQETEPTIRKALAIGADKAVRINAEPKDTQFVAKQIFEHAKDAVYDLILMGRETSDYNSGAVHGMVAEMMGIPCVTPVMRLEIDGDTIKMDKEIEGGKEKVEAKMPLVAGCQEPIAEWKIPNMRGIMSARTKPLEVIEPVGDGETIESLGYEMPKAKGECKMIDKDNVEELVNLLKNEAKVI, from the coding sequence ATGAAAATACTTGTTTGCATAAGCCACGTTCCGGATACCACAACGAAGATTAAATTAACTTCGGATAATCAGGATTTGGATAAGCAGGGTGTACAGTTTGTTATAGGACCTTATGACGATTATGCACTTGCGAGAGCAGTTGAATTAAAAGAAACAAATGGAGCCGAAGTAGTTGCTTTGAATGTTGGCACACAGGAAACCGAGCCAACCATACGTAAAGCCCTGGCCATTGGAGCCGATAAGGCCGTCCGAATAAATGCCGAACCAAAAGACACTCAATTTGTAGCAAAGCAAATTTTTGAACATGCCAAAGACGCCGTTTATGATTTGATATTGATGGGTAGAGAAACCAGCGATTACAATTCCGGCGCTGTTCATGGTATGGTAGCCGAAATGATGGGAATTCCCTGTGTAACGCCTGTAATGAGACTGGAAATTGATGGTGATACAATAAAAATGGATAAAGAGATAGAAGGAGGTAAGGAAAAAGTTGAAGCAAAGATGCCATTAGTAGCCGGATGTCAGGAACCAATTGCAGAATGGAAAATCCCGAATATGAGAGGGATCATGTCCGCCAGAACTAAGCCTCTTGAAGTTATTGAACCTGTCGGTGATGGAGAAACGATAGAAAGTCTTGGTTATGAAATGCCTAAGGCCAAGGGGGAATGTAAAATGATAGACAAGGACAATGTCGAAGAATTAGTAAATTTATTGAAAAACGAAGCTAAAGTTATATAA